One genomic window of Onychostoma macrolepis isolate SWU-2019 chromosome 25, ASM1243209v1, whole genome shotgun sequence includes the following:
- the tjp1b gene encoding tight junction protein ZO-1 isoform X3, with translation MVNYQNYITVMQLALGVTAINRKRSLPPRKHMWVFPKHDKDKYGPAVYYPKIHGYISTPETISLLDESEGSAHGKPSLRRIKGRIHCSKSLDSINLLDSNSAAMEETVIWEQHTVTLHRAPGFGFGIAISGGRDNPHFQSGETSIVISDVLKGGPAEGLLQENDRVVMVNAVSMDNVDHAYAVQQLRKSGKNAKITIRRKRKVQIPMGRTGERETMSEHDEDDDSYEDEIYESRSARSGPSAYSGGGATGRRSSRGDRLGGRRDRDRERSGSRERSLSPRSDRHSVSSNLPPRPAKVTLIKSRKNEAEYGLRLASHIFVKDISPESLAARDGNIQEGDVVLKINGTVTENLSLIDAKKLIERSKGKLKMVVQRDERATLLNIPDLDDSIPSANASDRDDIHSVASDHSNRSHDRKRSSRSRSPDRRSEPSDHSRHSPPQISNGRAAGPTAQRTRPVHRSRDEDRVSKAGPLPVPTKMVEEVPKEQTAAREEKQLPPLPEPKPVYAQPGQPDVDLPVSPADAPVPSVTHDDSILRPSMKLVKFKKGESVGLRLAGGNDVGIFVAGVLEDSPAAKEGLEEGDQILRVNNVDFANIIREEAVLFLLDLPKGEEVTILAQKKKDVYRRIVESDVGDSFYIRTHFEYEKESPYGLSFNKGEVFRVVDTLYNGKLGSWLAIRIGKNHQEVERGIIPNKNRAEQLSSVQYTLPKTPGGDRADFWRFRGLRSSKRNLRKSREDLSAQPVQTKFPAYERVVLREAGFLRPVVIFGPIADVAREKLSREEADLFELAKSEPRDAGTDQRSSGIIRLHTIKQIIDRDKHAVLDITPNAVDRLNYAQWYPIVVFLNPDSKQGVKNMRTRLCSESRKSARKLYERALKLRKNNHHLFTTTINLNNMNDGWYGALKETIQQQQNQLVWVSEGKADGAPDDDLDIHDDRLSYLSAPGSEYSMYSTDSRHTSDYEDTDTEGGAYTDQELDETMNDEVGLPSEPAITRSSEPVREDPPVIQDAAGYPSYQHAVPQPEPVNRIDPAGFKMAAPQQQTEAALASPPPPSAAAAAPPAVQPTSPLAGTNPEEPSGTPQADSLNSPVPVPDPQPEPELAQPPTHDPHQLLPPGPDPKMYKKDLYSVDEPVRVNHGVKPPPPQQQPLGPPTSLSYSHQPVYQDQQPYRQYEHPPYGYDGGGYAQPKPHNYDPHLHYDNRVPHYNEQWPPYDQQQTSPQPPPASGYPQAHQPPPPPLGYETRSPYEDGPTRDFSPPQSQYDGVSPMGYDNRPRHAKPAPARYEEPPPPPPPVSYDARSPFESDPHGFPGNAHRSPDPPKQYYGDAAMRPSYNPGAPNRAYKAAPHEPMMNSEPPAPPPKPEAVLSPGEPPHPAAPKPLPPPPRNDDDDEDPAMKPQSVLNRVKMFENKRSVSVDRAKDTPEVAGIRPTDLPKPVSTPGPVLKANSLSNLEQEKPSYRAPEPQKPQPRVGDDVVRSNHYDPDEDEEYYRKQLSYFDRRSFDNKAMNQPNTGINRFHEPPKPPQPQIAYPFARTESVEKVSPVDKRYEPLPPVNPSPAPYSQPTPAAPPTSLPKLSNIEVNSLPDPHSSPKAKPDLSALRAPARDDPIQTSYLPPKSSINGTDAPPKTLGVPTSYNRYVPKPYTSSARPFERKFESPKFNHNLLPNDTQSKPSVNNNLKPQISPQPLDTDSGVDTFTRTMDNRPKYQHNNINALPKAVPVSPSALDDDEEDEGHTVVATARGIFNCNGGVLSSIETGVSIIIPQGAIPDSVEQEIYFKVCRDNSILPPLDKEKGETLLSPLVMCGPHGLKFLKPVELRLPHCASMTPDGWSFALKSSDSSSGDPKCWQNKCLPGDPNYLVGANCVSVLIDHF, from the exons GCTCCGGGGTTTGGCTTCGGGATCGCTATCTCAGGCGGGAGGGATAACCCTCACTTCCAGAGCGGGGAGACGTCCATCGTCATATCTGATGTGCTGAAGGGAGGCCCAGCCGAGGGCCTGCTGCA GGAGAATGACAGAGTGGTGATGGTCAACGCCGTCTCCATGGATAACGTGGATCATGCGTATGCAGTGCAGCAACTTCGGAAAAGTGGGAAGAATGCAAAAATA ACCATCAGGAGAAAGAGGAAGGTGCAGATCCCCATGGGCCGCACGGGTGAACGTGAGACCATGTCGGAGCACGACGAGGACGACGACAGCTACGAAGATGAGATCTATGAGTCCCGGAGCGCACGGAGCGGGCCGAGTGCCTACAGCGGGGGCGGAGCCACGGGCCGGAGGAGCAGCAGGGGTGACCGGCTGGGCGGGAGGAGGGACCGAGACAGAGAGCGCAGCGGCTCCAGAGAGAGGAGTCTGTCCCCACGCTCGGACCGCCACTCTGTGTCCTCCAACCTCCCCCCACGCCCAGCCAAGGTCACCCTCATCAAGTCCCGCAAGAATGAAG CAGAATACGGGCTTCGCCTGGCCAGCCACATCTTCGTAAAGGACATTTCCCCCGAGAGCCTGGCAGCCCGAGACGGAAACATACAGGAGGGAGACGTAGTGCTCAAG ATTAATGGCACTGTGACTGAGAATCTGTCCCTGATCGATGCTAAGAAACTGATCGAGAGGTCAAAGGGCAAGCTGAAGATGGTGGTGCAGAGAGACGAGAGGGCGACCCTGCTCAATATCCCGGACCTGGATGATAGCATACCTTCAGCTAATGCCTCTGACAGAGACG ACATCCACTCCGTGGCCTCCGATCATTCCAACCGATCCCACGACCGGAAGAGGAGCAGCCGCTCTCGTTCTCCGGACCGCCGCTCCGAGCCCTCGGACCACTCCAGACACTCTCCGCCACAGATCAGCAACGGCAG GGCCGCAGGGCCGACAGCCCAGAGAACCCGGCCAGT TCACCGAAGCCGTGATGAAGACAGGGTCTCAAAGGCCGGGCCGCTTCCCGTACCTACTAAGATGGTAGAGGAGGTGCCGAAAGAGCAGACGGCAGCCAGAGAAGAGAAACAGCTCCCCCCTCTGCCAG AGCCCAAGCCTGTGTACGCTCAACCCGGCCAACCTGACGTGGACCTGCCTGTTAGTCCGGCAGACGCCCCAGTTCCCAGCGTCACGCACGATGACAGCATCTTGCG GCCGAGCATGAAGCTGGTGAAGTTTAAGAAGGGCGAGAGCGTGGGGTTGAGACTCGCTGGCGGGAATGACGTTGGGATATTTGTGGCGGGAGTTTTGGAGGACAGTCCTGCTGCTAAAGAGGGCCTGGAGGAGGGAGACCAGATTCTCAGG GTAAACAATGTGGATTTTGCAAACATCATCCGCGAGGAGGCAGTGCTGTTTCTGCTGGACCTGCCCAAAGGAGAGGAGGTCACCATCCTGGCCCAGAAAAAGAAAGATG TGTACCGGCGCATTGTAGAGTCCGATGTAGGTGACTCGTTCTACATCAGGACCCATTTTGAGTACGAGAAGGAGTCGCCCTACGGCCTGAGCTTCAATAAGGGGGAGGTCTTCAGAGTGGTCGACACCCTTTACAACGGCAAACTGGGCTCTTGGCTCGCCATCCGCATCGGCAAGAACCACCAGGAGGTGGAACGGGGCATCATCCCCAACAAGAATAG GGCTGAGCAGTTATCGAGTGTCCAATACACTCTCCCAAAGACTCCAGGAGGGGATCGGGCTGATTTCTGGAGGTTCAGAGGCCTCCGTAGCTCCAAACGCAACCTGAGGAAGAGCAGAGAGGACCTTTCTGCTCAACCCGTCCAAACAAAGTTCCCCGCTTATGAAAGAGTGGTGCTTCGAGAAG CTGGTTTCTTGAGGCCGGTGGTCATTTTTGGGCCTATTGCGGATGTTGCAAGAGAGAAACTGTCCAGAGAGGAGGCCGACCTCTTTGAACTTGCAA AGAGCGAACCCAGAGACGCAGGCACAGACCAGCGCAGCTCTGGAATCATCCGTCTCCATACCATTAAACAGATCATTGACCGA GACAAGCATGCCGTGCTGGACATCACCCCCAACGCGGTAGATCGTCTGAATTACGCTCAGTGGTACCCCATCGTGGTGTTCCTGAATCCCGACAGCAAGCAGGGTGTCAAGAACATGAGGACCAGGCTCTGTTCCGAGTCCAGGAAGAGCGCCCGGAAGCTGTATGAGCGTGCTCTCAAACTGAGAAAGAACAACCATCACCTTTTCACCA CCACCATCAACTTGAACAACATGAATGACGGGTGGTATGGCGCTTTGAAAGAGACcatccagcagcagcagaacCAGTTGGTCTGGGTCTCAGAGGGCAAG GCAGATGGCGCTCCTGACGATGACCTTGACATCCACGACGACCGCCTCTCTTACCTCTCGGCACCGGGCAGTGAGTACAGCATGTACAGCACCGACAGCCGCCACACTTCTGACTACGAGGACACCGATACGGAGGGTGGGGCCTACACCGACCAGGAGCTGGATGAGACCATGAACGATGAGGTGGGCCTGCCCAGCGAGCCTGCCATCACACGCTCTTCCGAACCTGTCCGAGAGGACCCGCCGGTCATCCAGGATGCAGCTGGGTACCCAAGCTACCAGCATGCTGTGCCGCAACCGGAGCCGGTTAACCGCATCGACCCGGCCGGGTTTAAGATGGCAGCGCCTCAGCAG CAAACAGAGGCCGCTCTGGCCTCGCCGCCCCCTCCCTCTGCAGCGGCAGCAGCGCCCCCTGCTGTCCAACCCACCTCGCCACTAGCGGGTACGAACCCAGAGGAGCCGTCTGGCACCCCTCAGGCCGACTCCCTTAACAGCCCCGTCCCCGTTCCCGACCCCCAGCCCGAACCTGAGCTCGCTCAGCCCCCAACACACGACCCCCACCAGTTGCTTCCTCCTGGCCCAGATCCAAAG ATGTATAAAAAGGATCTCTACAGCGTGGATGAGCCTGTGCGAGTGAACCACGGCGTGAAGCCTCCCCCTCCCCAGCAGCAGCCTTTAGGCCCCCCCACCTCGCTCTCCTACAGCCACCAGCCTGTCTACCAGGACCAACAGCCATACCGCCAGTACGAGCACCCGCCTTATGGCTACGACGGTGGCGGCTACGCACAACCAAAGCCTCACAACTACGACCCGCACCTGCACTACGACAACCGTGTGCCTCACTACAACGAGCAGTGGCCCCCTTACGACCAGCAGCAGACTTCACCCCAACCACCGCCCGCGTCCGGCTACCCTCAGGCCCACCAGCCGCCGCCTCCTCCGCTGGGGTACGAAACCCGCTCTCCGTACGAGGATGGCCCAACCAGGGATTTCAGCCCCCCTCAGTCCCAATACGATGGTGTGTCCCCAATGGGTTACGATAACCGGCCGCGGCACGCTAAACCCGCTCCTGCGCGCTACGAAGAGCCgcctcctcctccccctccgGTCTCCTATGACGCCCGCTCGCCCTTCGAGTCCGATCCGCATGGATTCCCAGGCAATGCGCATCGCTCCCCTGATCCGCCCAAGCAGTATTACGGTGACGCTGCAATGAGACCCTCATACAACCCTGGAGCGCCGAACCGAGCATATAAAGCAGCGCCGCACGAGCCCATGATGAACTCTGAACCTCCCGCTCCGCCTCCCAAACCTGAGGCCGTCTTGTCTCCAGGAGAACCGCCTCACCCTGCAGCTCCCAAACCATTGCCGCCTCCCCCCAGGAATGATGACGATGATGAAGACCCTGCCATGAAGCCCCAGTCTGTGCTCAACCGGGTCAAAATGTTCGAGAACAAGCGCTCCGTGTCTGTTGACCGAGCCAAGGATACGCCGGAAGTAGCGGGAATTAGG CCCACAGATCTCCCGAAACCTGTGAGCACACCTGGTCCTGTGCTTAAAGCCAACTCTCTCAGCAACCTGGAGCAGGAGAAACCCTCTTACAG AGCCCCAGAGCCCCAGAAACCTCAGCCGCGTGTAGGGGACGACGTGGTCCGCTCCAACCACTATGACccagatgaagatgaagagTATTACAGGAAGCAGCTGTCGTATTTTGACCGCCGCAGCTTTGACAACAAGGCCATGAATCAGCCCAACACTGGAATCAATCGCTTCCACGAGCCGCCCAAACCTCCTCAGCCCCAGATCGCATATCCTTTCGCCAG GACGGAGTCTGTGGAGAAGGTGAGTCCTGTGGACAAGAGGTACGAGCCGTTGCCGCCCGTCAACCCGTCACCTGCTCCATACAGCCAGCCCACGCCTGCTGCTCCACCCACATCCCTGCCCAAACTCAGCAACATCGAGG TGAACTCGCTGCCAGATCCTCACAGCTCTCCCAAAGCCAAACCGGACCTGTCGGCTCTCAGAGCTCCCGCCCGGGACGACCCCATCCAGACCAGCTACCTGCCCCCCAAGTCTTCTATCAACGGCACGGACGCCCCTCCCAAAACGCTAGGTGTCCCTACCAGCTACAACCGCTACGTCCCCAAGCCTTACACCAGCTCCGCCCGACCCTTCGAGCGCAAGTTTGAGAGCCCTAAATTCAACCACAACCTGCTTCCCAACGACACACAGTCCAAACCCAGTGTGAACAACAACCTGAAACCTCAAATCTCGCCCCAGCCCCTGGACACTGACAGCGGGGTCGACACTTTCACACGCACCATGGACAACAGGCCCAAGTATCAGCACAACAACATCAACGCCCTTCCCAAGGCCGTTCCCGTCAG CCCTAGTGCACTGGATGACGATGAGGAAGACGAAGGTCACACGGTGGTCGCCACGGCGCGGGGCATCTTTAATTGTAACGGTGGGGTGTTGAGCTCCATAGAGACAGGAGTCAGTATCATCATCCCGCAAGGAGCGATTCCAGATAGCGTGGAGCAGGAGATCTACTTCAAAGTGTGCCGAGACAACAGCATTCTGCCCCCTCTGGACAAAGAGAAAG GTGAAACTCTGCTCAGTCCTCTGGTGATGTGCGGCCCTCACGGTCTGAAGTTCCTGAAGCCCGTGGAACTGCGTCTACCACATTGTGCGTCTATGACCCCTGATGGTTGGTCTTTTGCTCTAAAATCCTCCGACTCCTCGTCGG
- the tjp1b gene encoding tight junction protein ZO-1 isoform X4, translated as MVNYQNYITVMQLALGVTAINRKRSLPPRKHMWVFPKHDKDKYGPAVYYPKIHGYISTPETISLLDESEGSAHGKPSLRRIKGRIHCSKSLDSINLLDSNSAAMEETVIWEQHTVTLHRAPGFGFGIAISGGRDNPHFQSGETSIVISDVLKGGPAEGLLQENDRVVMVNAVSMDNVDHAYAVQQLRKSGKNAKITIRRKRKVQIPMGRTGERETMSEHDEDDDSYEDEIYESRSARSGPSAYSGGGATGRRSSRGDRLGGRRDRDRERSGSRERSLSPRSDRHSVSSNLPPRPAKVTLIKSRKNEAEYGLRLASHIFVKDISPESLAARDGNIQEGDVVLKINGTVTENLSLIDAKKLIERSKGKLKMVVQRDERATLLNIPDLDDSIPSANASDRDDISDIHSVASDHSNRSHDRKRSSRSRSPDRRSEPSDHSRHSPPQISNGSHRSRDEDRVSKAGPLPVPTKMVEEVPKEQTAAREEKQLPPLPEPKPVYAQPGQPDVDLPVSPADAPVPSVTHDDSILRPSMKLVKFKKGESVGLRLAGGNDVGIFVAGVLEDSPAAKEGLEEGDQILRVNNVDFANIIREEAVLFLLDLPKGEEVTILAQKKKDVYRRIVESDVGDSFYIRTHFEYEKESPYGLSFNKGEVFRVVDTLYNGKLGSWLAIRIGKNHQEVERGIIPNKNRAEQLSSVQYTLPKTPGGDRADFWRFRGLRSSKRNLRKSREDLSAQPVQTKFPAYERVVLREAGFLRPVVIFGPIADVAREKLSREEADLFELAKSEPRDAGTDQRSSGIIRLHTIKQIIDRDKHAVLDITPNAVDRLNYAQWYPIVVFLNPDSKQGVKNMRTRLCSESRKSARKLYERALKLRKNNHHLFTTTINLNNMNDGWYGALKETIQQQQNQLVWVSEGKADGAPDDDLDIHDDRLSYLSAPGSEYSMYSTDSRHTSDYEDTDTEGGAYTDQELDETMNDEVGLPSEPAITRSSEPVREDPPVIQDAAGYPSYQHAVPQPEPVNRIDPAGFKMAAPQQQTEAALASPPPPSAAAAAPPAVQPTSPLAGTNPEEPSGTPQADSLNSPVPVPDPQPEPELAQPPTHDPHQLLPPGPDPKMYKKDLYSVDEPVRVNHGVKPPPPQQQPLGPPTSLSYSHQPVYQDQQPYRQYEHPPYGYDGGGYAQPKPHNYDPHLHYDNRVPHYNEQWPPYDQQQTSPQPPPASGYPQAHQPPPPPLGYETRSPYEDGPTRDFSPPQSQYDGVSPMGYDNRPRHAKPAPARYEEPPPPPPPVSYDARSPFESDPHGFPGNAHRSPDPPKQYYGDAAMRPSYNPGAPNRAYKAAPHEPMMNSEPPAPPPKPEAVLSPGEPPHPAAPKPLPPPPRNDDDDEDPAMKPQSVLNRVKMFENKRSVSVDRAKDTPEVAGIRPTDLPKPVSTPGPVLKANSLSNLEQEKPSYRAPEPQKPQPRVGDDVVRSNHYDPDEDEEYYRKQLSYFDRRSFDNKAMNQPNTGINRFHEPPKPPQPQIAYPFARTESVEKVSPVDKRYEPLPPVNPSPAPYSQPTPAAPPTSLPKLSNIEVNSLPDPHSSPKAKPDLSALRAPARDDPIQTSYLPPKSSINGTDAPPKTLGVPTSYNRYVPKPYTSSARPFERKFESPKFNHNLLPNDTQSKPSVNNNLKPQISPQPLDTDSGVDTFTRTMDNRPKYQHNNINALPKAVPVSPSALDDDEEDEGHTVVATARGIFNCNGGVLSSIETGVSIIIPQGAIPDSVEQEIYFKVCRDNSILPPLDKEKGETLLSPLVMCGPHGLKFLKPVELRLPHCASMTPDGWSFALKSSDSSSGDPKCWQNKCLPGDPNYLVGANCVSVLIDHF; from the exons GCTCCGGGGTTTGGCTTCGGGATCGCTATCTCAGGCGGGAGGGATAACCCTCACTTCCAGAGCGGGGAGACGTCCATCGTCATATCTGATGTGCTGAAGGGAGGCCCAGCCGAGGGCCTGCTGCA GGAGAATGACAGAGTGGTGATGGTCAACGCCGTCTCCATGGATAACGTGGATCATGCGTATGCAGTGCAGCAACTTCGGAAAAGTGGGAAGAATGCAAAAATA ACCATCAGGAGAAAGAGGAAGGTGCAGATCCCCATGGGCCGCACGGGTGAACGTGAGACCATGTCGGAGCACGACGAGGACGACGACAGCTACGAAGATGAGATCTATGAGTCCCGGAGCGCACGGAGCGGGCCGAGTGCCTACAGCGGGGGCGGAGCCACGGGCCGGAGGAGCAGCAGGGGTGACCGGCTGGGCGGGAGGAGGGACCGAGACAGAGAGCGCAGCGGCTCCAGAGAGAGGAGTCTGTCCCCACGCTCGGACCGCCACTCTGTGTCCTCCAACCTCCCCCCACGCCCAGCCAAGGTCACCCTCATCAAGTCCCGCAAGAATGAAG CAGAATACGGGCTTCGCCTGGCCAGCCACATCTTCGTAAAGGACATTTCCCCCGAGAGCCTGGCAGCCCGAGACGGAAACATACAGGAGGGAGACGTAGTGCTCAAG ATTAATGGCACTGTGACTGAGAATCTGTCCCTGATCGATGCTAAGAAACTGATCGAGAGGTCAAAGGGCAAGCTGAAGATGGTGGTGCAGAGAGACGAGAGGGCGACCCTGCTCAATATCCCGGACCTGGATGATAGCATACCTTCAGCTAATGCCTCTGACAGAGACG ATATTTCAGACATCCACTCCGTGGCCTCCGATCATTCCAACCGATCCCACGACCGGAAGAGGAGCAGCCGCTCTCGTTCTCCGGACCGCCGCTCCGAGCCCTCGGACCACTCCAGACACTCTCCGCCACAGATCAGCAACGGCAG TCACCGAAGCCGTGATGAAGACAGGGTCTCAAAGGCCGGGCCGCTTCCCGTACCTACTAAGATGGTAGAGGAGGTGCCGAAAGAGCAGACGGCAGCCAGAGAAGAGAAACAGCTCCCCCCTCTGCCAG AGCCCAAGCCTGTGTACGCTCAACCCGGCCAACCTGACGTGGACCTGCCTGTTAGTCCGGCAGACGCCCCAGTTCCCAGCGTCACGCACGATGACAGCATCTTGCG GCCGAGCATGAAGCTGGTGAAGTTTAAGAAGGGCGAGAGCGTGGGGTTGAGACTCGCTGGCGGGAATGACGTTGGGATATTTGTGGCGGGAGTTTTGGAGGACAGTCCTGCTGCTAAAGAGGGCCTGGAGGAGGGAGACCAGATTCTCAGG GTAAACAATGTGGATTTTGCAAACATCATCCGCGAGGAGGCAGTGCTGTTTCTGCTGGACCTGCCCAAAGGAGAGGAGGTCACCATCCTGGCCCAGAAAAAGAAAGATG TGTACCGGCGCATTGTAGAGTCCGATGTAGGTGACTCGTTCTACATCAGGACCCATTTTGAGTACGAGAAGGAGTCGCCCTACGGCCTGAGCTTCAATAAGGGGGAGGTCTTCAGAGTGGTCGACACCCTTTACAACGGCAAACTGGGCTCTTGGCTCGCCATCCGCATCGGCAAGAACCACCAGGAGGTGGAACGGGGCATCATCCCCAACAAGAATAG GGCTGAGCAGTTATCGAGTGTCCAATACACTCTCCCAAAGACTCCAGGAGGGGATCGGGCTGATTTCTGGAGGTTCAGAGGCCTCCGTAGCTCCAAACGCAACCTGAGGAAGAGCAGAGAGGACCTTTCTGCTCAACCCGTCCAAACAAAGTTCCCCGCTTATGAAAGAGTGGTGCTTCGAGAAG CTGGTTTCTTGAGGCCGGTGGTCATTTTTGGGCCTATTGCGGATGTTGCAAGAGAGAAACTGTCCAGAGAGGAGGCCGACCTCTTTGAACTTGCAA AGAGCGAACCCAGAGACGCAGGCACAGACCAGCGCAGCTCTGGAATCATCCGTCTCCATACCATTAAACAGATCATTGACCGA GACAAGCATGCCGTGCTGGACATCACCCCCAACGCGGTAGATCGTCTGAATTACGCTCAGTGGTACCCCATCGTGGTGTTCCTGAATCCCGACAGCAAGCAGGGTGTCAAGAACATGAGGACCAGGCTCTGTTCCGAGTCCAGGAAGAGCGCCCGGAAGCTGTATGAGCGTGCTCTCAAACTGAGAAAGAACAACCATCACCTTTTCACCA CCACCATCAACTTGAACAACATGAATGACGGGTGGTATGGCGCTTTGAAAGAGACcatccagcagcagcagaacCAGTTGGTCTGGGTCTCAGAGGGCAAG GCAGATGGCGCTCCTGACGATGACCTTGACATCCACGACGACCGCCTCTCTTACCTCTCGGCACCGGGCAGTGAGTACAGCATGTACAGCACCGACAGCCGCCACACTTCTGACTACGAGGACACCGATACGGAGGGTGGGGCCTACACCGACCAGGAGCTGGATGAGACCATGAACGATGAGGTGGGCCTGCCCAGCGAGCCTGCCATCACACGCTCTTCCGAACCTGTCCGAGAGGACCCGCCGGTCATCCAGGATGCAGCTGGGTACCCAAGCTACCAGCATGCTGTGCCGCAACCGGAGCCGGTTAACCGCATCGACCCGGCCGGGTTTAAGATGGCAGCGCCTCAGCAG CAAACAGAGGCCGCTCTGGCCTCGCCGCCCCCTCCCTCTGCAGCGGCAGCAGCGCCCCCTGCTGTCCAACCCACCTCGCCACTAGCGGGTACGAACCCAGAGGAGCCGTCTGGCACCCCTCAGGCCGACTCCCTTAACAGCCCCGTCCCCGTTCCCGACCCCCAGCCCGAACCTGAGCTCGCTCAGCCCCCAACACACGACCCCCACCAGTTGCTTCCTCCTGGCCCAGATCCAAAG ATGTATAAAAAGGATCTCTACAGCGTGGATGAGCCTGTGCGAGTGAACCACGGCGTGAAGCCTCCCCCTCCCCAGCAGCAGCCTTTAGGCCCCCCCACCTCGCTCTCCTACAGCCACCAGCCTGTCTACCAGGACCAACAGCCATACCGCCAGTACGAGCACCCGCCTTATGGCTACGACGGTGGCGGCTACGCACAACCAAAGCCTCACAACTACGACCCGCACCTGCACTACGACAACCGTGTGCCTCACTACAACGAGCAGTGGCCCCCTTACGACCAGCAGCAGACTTCACCCCAACCACCGCCCGCGTCCGGCTACCCTCAGGCCCACCAGCCGCCGCCTCCTCCGCTGGGGTACGAAACCCGCTCTCCGTACGAGGATGGCCCAACCAGGGATTTCAGCCCCCCTCAGTCCCAATACGATGGTGTGTCCCCAATGGGTTACGATAACCGGCCGCGGCACGCTAAACCCGCTCCTGCGCGCTACGAAGAGCCgcctcctcctccccctccgGTCTCCTATGACGCCCGCTCGCCCTTCGAGTCCGATCCGCATGGATTCCCAGGCAATGCGCATCGCTCCCCTGATCCGCCCAAGCAGTATTACGGTGACGCTGCAATGAGACCCTCATACAACCCTGGAGCGCCGAACCGAGCATATAAAGCAGCGCCGCACGAGCCCATGATGAACTCTGAACCTCCCGCTCCGCCTCCCAAACCTGAGGCCGTCTTGTCTCCAGGAGAACCGCCTCACCCTGCAGCTCCCAAACCATTGCCGCCTCCCCCCAGGAATGATGACGATGATGAAGACCCTGCCATGAAGCCCCAGTCTGTGCTCAACCGGGTCAAAATGTTCGAGAACAAGCGCTCCGTGTCTGTTGACCGAGCCAAGGATACGCCGGAAGTAGCGGGAATTAGG CCCACAGATCTCCCGAAACCTGTGAGCACACCTGGTCCTGTGCTTAAAGCCAACTCTCTCAGCAACCTGGAGCAGGAGAAACCCTCTTACAG AGCCCCAGAGCCCCAGAAACCTCAGCCGCGTGTAGGGGACGACGTGGTCCGCTCCAACCACTATGACccagatgaagatgaagagTATTACAGGAAGCAGCTGTCGTATTTTGACCGCCGCAGCTTTGACAACAAGGCCATGAATCAGCCCAACACTGGAATCAATCGCTTCCACGAGCCGCCCAAACCTCCTCAGCCCCAGATCGCATATCCTTTCGCCAG GACGGAGTCTGTGGAGAAGGTGAGTCCTGTGGACAAGAGGTACGAGCCGTTGCCGCCCGTCAACCCGTCACCTGCTCCATACAGCCAGCCCACGCCTGCTGCTCCACCCACATCCCTGCCCAAACTCAGCAACATCGAGG TGAACTCGCTGCCAGATCCTCACAGCTCTCCCAAAGCCAAACCGGACCTGTCGGCTCTCAGAGCTCCCGCCCGGGACGACCCCATCCAGACCAGCTACCTGCCCCCCAAGTCTTCTATCAACGGCACGGACGCCCCTCCCAAAACGCTAGGTGTCCCTACCAGCTACAACCGCTACGTCCCCAAGCCTTACACCAGCTCCGCCCGACCCTTCGAGCGCAAGTTTGAGAGCCCTAAATTCAACCACAACCTGCTTCCCAACGACACACAGTCCAAACCCAGTGTGAACAACAACCTGAAACCTCAAATCTCGCCCCAGCCCCTGGACACTGACAGCGGGGTCGACACTTTCACACGCACCATGGACAACAGGCCCAAGTATCAGCACAACAACATCAACGCCCTTCCCAAGGCCGTTCCCGTCAG CCCTAGTGCACTGGATGACGATGAGGAAGACGAAGGTCACACGGTGGTCGCCACGGCGCGGGGCATCTTTAATTGTAACGGTGGGGTGTTGAGCTCCATAGAGACAGGAGTCAGTATCATCATCCCGCAAGGAGCGATTCCAGATAGCGTGGAGCAGGAGATCTACTTCAAAGTGTGCCGAGACAACAGCATTCTGCCCCCTCTGGACAAAGAGAAAG GTGAAACTCTGCTCAGTCCTCTGGTGATGTGCGGCCCTCACGGTCTGAAGTTCCTGAAGCCCGTGGAACTGCGTCTACCACATTGTGCGTCTATGACCCCTGATGGTTGGTCTTTTGCTCTAAAATCCTCCGACTCCTCGTCGG